In Magnolia sinica isolate HGM2019 chromosome 12, MsV1, whole genome shotgun sequence, a single genomic region encodes these proteins:
- the LOC131221812 gene encoding cytokinin riboside 5'-monophosphate phosphoribohydrolase LOG8-like, giving the protein MGWYSDKLSYLKGKVPSSIGIPTSVALPFGVFEKVLLDDSNQVKRRIDLVYGGGSVGLMGLMGLISQAVYDGGCHVLG; this is encoded by the exons ATG GGATGGTATTCAGATAAACTTTCATATCTAAAAGGAAAAGTGCCTTCCTCGATAGGAATTCCAACATCAGTTGCCCTGCCCTTTGGAGTTTTTGAGAAGGTTTTGTTAGATGATTCAAACCAG GTGAAGAGAAGGATAGATTTGGTTTATGGGGGAGGGAGTGtgggattgatgggtttgatGGGTTTGATCTCCCAAGCTGTTTATGATGGAGGCTGCcatgttcttgggtaa